ACATTAAATGATCATCGATTTTATAATAATACTTATCTTTGTTTTCTTTGTAATCATTGGATTTAGACGTGGTTTTTGGCTTTCTTTAATACACTTTAGCGCGACAATTGTATCATTATGGATTGCTAATCAATTTTATAAATCAATTGTAGAACGATTAATTGTTTTTATTCCATATCCAAAAACAGCAGCATTCAGTACTAAATTTGCGTTTCATTTTAATCATCTACAATATCGATTTGAAGCGATTGTTGCATTTTTATTAATCGCATTACTATGCAAGTTCATTTTATATCTAATTATCGTAACTTTTGATAAAATAGTAGCGTATCAAAACATTCATATTTTCAGTCGTGCAATGGGTATGGTTGTAGGAGTATTAATGACGATATTATTTTTGAACTTTACTCTATACTTACTAGCATTGTACCCTAATGAAGCGTTACAACATCAACTCAAAATATCAATAGTGAGTCATTCGTTGATATATCACATACCGTATTTATCGGCATTCACAATCAATTTATAATTAATCATAAGAGGTCAGGACAAAGGTATATATTAAAGATACGTCCTGGTCTTCTTTTTATGGAGTGTTATTATGACAAAAAAAGATGTTATTAAATTATTAGAACAAATTGCAACTTATATGGAATTAAAAGGTGAAAATACCTTTAAAGTTTCTGCTTATAGAAAAGCGGCGCAAAGTCTCGAATTAGATGAACGTCCATTAGAAGATATTTCTGATGTAACGGAATTAAAAGGTATCGGCAAAGGTGTTGCAGAAGTTATTAATGATTATCGAAATACTGGAGAATCACAATATTTACAACAATTGCAGGAGGAAGTACCAGCAGGATTGATTTCTCTATTGAAGATTCAAGGACTTGGTAGTAAAAAGATTGCCAAATTATATAAAGAATTAAATATCGTTGATAAAGAAAGTTTACAGGTTGCTTGTGAAAACGGCAAAGTAAGTGAATTAAGTGGTTTTGCTAAAAAGACTGAGCAAAATATTTTAGAAGCTGTTAAGCAACTTGGTGCTAAAAAAGATAGTTATCCAATTGATCAAATGCGAAGACTTAATAAAGAAATTATTGATTATATAGATGCTTTAGAAGGCATTGATCAATATTCATCAGCTGGAAGTTTCCGACGTTATAAAGAAATGAGTAAAGATCTAGATTTTATTATTAGTACAAATAATCCAAAAGAAGTCCAACAACAATTGTTGGATATACCCAATAAAGTTAAAGAAGTTGCAGTTGGGAATACAAAGGTATCTTTAGAATTATCTTTTGACGATGAGACCATTGGTGTAGATTTCCGTTTAATTGAACCAAGTGCGTTTTATCATACATTGCAACATTTTACAGGTTCAAAAGAACATAATATTAGAATTAGACAACTTGCAAAAGCTCGGAATGAAAAAGTAAGTGAATATGGTATTGAACAAGCAGATGGTACGTTAATTCAATATGATAGTGAAGCAAAAATATATGAACATTTTAATGTGAATTTTATTCCGCCTGCTATGCGAGAAGATGGAAGCGAATTCGACAAAGATTTAAGTAATATCATCACTTTAGATGATATTAATGGAGATATTCATATGCATACAACGTACAGTGATGGTGCGTTTTCAATTCGTGATATGATAGAAGCAAATATTGCAAAAGGGTACGACTATATGGTAATTACAGACCATTCACAAAGTTTACGTGTAGCTAATGGCTTACAAGTAGAGAGACTTTTGCGACAAAATGAAGAAATTAAAGCGTTAAATAAAGAATATAAAGAGATTGATATTTATTCAGGTACAGAGATGGATATTTTACCTGATGGCTCACTTGATTATGATGATGAAATTCTAGCGCAATTAGATTATGTTATTGCAGCTATACACCAAAGTTTTAATCAATCAGAAGAACAAATTATGGAACGTTTAGCAAATGCATGTCGTAATCCTTATGTACGACATATTGCGCATCCAACAGGACGTATCATAGGCAGAAGAGAAGGTTATAAGCCAAATATTGAACAATTAGTATCGTTAGCTGAAGAAACTGACACAATTTTGGAAATTAATGCAAATCCGCATCGACTTGATTTAAATGCAGATATTGTTCGAAAATATCCAAATGTTAAATTAACTATTAATACAGATGCACATCATATAAATCATTTAGAATTTATGGCATATGGTGTGGCAACTGCACAAAAAGGCTTTGTTGCAAAGGATAGAGTTATAAACACATTATCTCGTGACGCCTTCAAAGAATTTATTGAAAATAATAAAAAACTTAAGAAATAGAGGGATTTTATGAGACAAAAAACATTAGACGTCTTAGAATTTGAAAAAATAAAATCACTCGTTGCCAATGAAACAATTAGTGACTTAGGCTTGGAAAAAGTAAATCAAATGACACCAGCGACTGATTATGAAACAGTTGTATTTCAAATGGAAGAAACTGATGAAATTGCACAAATTTATAATAAGCATCGATTGCCTAGTCTTAGTGGATTGTCAAAAGTATCAGCTTTAATTCATCGAGCAGACATTGGCGGCGTTTTAAATGTATCTGAACTCAACTTGATAAAACGATTAATTCAAGTGCAAAATCAATTCAAGACTTTTTATAACCAATTAGTTGAAGAAGATGAAGAAGTTAAATATGCTATTTTAGATGAAAAAATGAATCAATTACCAGTTTTGACAGAACTTTTTCAGCAAATTAATGAAACATGTGATACGTACGATTTATATGATAGTGCAAGTTATGAATTACAAGGAATTAGAAGTAAAATTTCGAGTACAAATCAACGTATTAAACAAAACTTAGATCGTATTGTTAAAAGCCAAGCAAATCAAAAAAAATTATCAGATGCTATTGTAACTGTGCGTAATGAAAGAAATGTTATACCTGTTAAAGCAGAGTATCGTCAAGACTTTAATGGTATTGTTCATGACCAATCAGCATCAGGTCAAACGTTATATATCGAACCTTCATCTGTTGTCGAAATGAATAATCAAATTAGTCGATTACGTCATGATGAAGCAATTGAAAAAGAACGTATTTTAACTCAATTAACTGGTAATGTTGCAGTTGAAAAAGATGCATTACTCATTGCAGAACAAGTTATGGGGCAATTAGACTTTTTAATAGCGAAAGCGAGATACAGTAGAAGTATTAAAGGGACTAAACCTATATTCAAAGAGGAACGCACTGTATATTTACCGAAAGCATACCATCCATTATTAAATCGTGAGACAGTCGTAGCTAACACGATTGAATTTATGGAAGATATTGAGACTGTAATTATTACAGGACCAAATACAGGTGGTAAAACAGTAACTTTAAAAACACTAGGTTTAATCATTATTATGGCACAATCTGGTTTGTTAATTCCGACACTAGATGGCAGTCAATTAAGTGTGTTTAAAAATGTATATTGTGATATTGGTGATGAGCAATCAATCGAACAATCGCTATCAACTTTTTCATCGCATATGACAAATATAGTTGAAATCTTAAAGCATGCAGATAAACATAGTTTGGTGTTATTTGATGAATTAGGTGCAGGTACAGATCCAAGTGAAGGTGCTGCCTTAGCAATGAGTATTTTAGACCATGTTAGAAAAATTGGATCACTTGTCATGGCAACGACGCACTATCCTGAACTTAAAGCATATAGTTATAATCGAGAAGGCGTTATGAATGCAAGTGTAGAATTTGATGTAGATACATTAAGTCCGACATATAAACTGTTAATGGGCGTACCCGGTCGTTCAAATGCTTTTGACATTTCTAAAAAGTTAGGCCTTAGTTTGAACATTATTAATAAGGCTAAGACGATGATTGGTACTGATGAAAAAGAAATAAATGAAATGATTGAATCATTAGAGCGTAATTATAAACGTGTAGAAACACAGCGATTAGAATTAGATCGACTTGTTAAGGAAGCGGAACAAGTACATGATGATTTATCTAAGCAATATCATCAATATCAAAATTATGAAAAGTCTTTAATTGAGGATGCTA
This is a stretch of genomic DNA from Staphylococcus roterodami. It encodes these proteins:
- a CDS encoding CvpA family protein — its product is MIIDFIIILIFVFFVIIGFRRGFWLSLIHFSATIVSLWIANQFYKSIVERLIVFIPYPKTAAFSTKFAFHFNHLQYRFEAIVAFLLIALLCKFILYLIIVTFDKIVAYQNIHIFSRAMGMVVGVLMTILFLNFTLYLLALYPNEALQHQLKISIVSHSLIYHIPYLSAFTINL
- a CDS encoding endonuclease MutS2, which encodes MRQKTLDVLEFEKIKSLVANETISDLGLEKVNQMTPATDYETVVFQMEETDEIAQIYNKHRLPSLSGLSKVSALIHRADIGGVLNVSELNLIKRLIQVQNQFKTFYNQLVEEDEEVKYAILDEKMNQLPVLTELFQQINETCDTYDLYDSASYELQGIRSKISSTNQRIKQNLDRIVKSQANQKKLSDAIVTVRNERNVIPVKAEYRQDFNGIVHDQSASGQTLYIEPSSVVEMNNQISRLRHDEAIEKERILTQLTGNVAVEKDALLIAEQVMGQLDFLIAKARYSRSIKGTKPIFKEERTVYLPKAYHPLLNRETVVANTIEFMEDIETVIITGPNTGGKTVTLKTLGLIIIMAQSGLLIPTLDGSQLSVFKNVYCDIGDEQSIEQSLSTFSSHMTNIVEILKHADKHSLVLFDELGAGTDPSEGAALAMSILDHVRKIGSLVMATTHYPELKAYSYNREGVMNASVEFDVDTLSPTYKLLMGVPGRSNAFDISKKLGLSLNIINKAKTMIGTDEKEINEMIESLERNYKRVETQRLELDRLVKEAEQVHDDLSKQYHQYQNYEKSLIEDAKEKANQRIKAATKEADEIIKDLRQLREQKGADVKEHELIDKKKRLDDHYEVKSIKQNVQKQKYDKIVAGDEVKVLSYGQKGEVLEIVNDDEAIVQMGIIKMKLPIDDLEKKQKEKVKPTKMVTRQNRQTIKTELDLRGYRYEDALMELDQYLDQAVLSNYEQVYIIHGKGTGALQKGVQQHLKKHKSVSDFRGGMPSEGGFGVTVATLK
- the polX gene encoding DNA polymerase/3'-5' exonuclease PolX encodes the protein MTKKDVIKLLEQIATYMELKGENTFKVSAYRKAAQSLELDERPLEDISDVTELKGIGKGVAEVINDYRNTGESQYLQQLQEEVPAGLISLLKIQGLGSKKIAKLYKELNIVDKESLQVACENGKVSELSGFAKKTEQNILEAVKQLGAKKDSYPIDQMRRLNKEIIDYIDALEGIDQYSSAGSFRRYKEMSKDLDFIISTNNPKEVQQQLLDIPNKVKEVAVGNTKVSLELSFDDETIGVDFRLIEPSAFYHTLQHFTGSKEHNIRIRQLAKARNEKVSEYGIEQADGTLIQYDSEAKIYEHFNVNFIPPAMREDGSEFDKDLSNIITLDDINGDIHMHTTYSDGAFSIRDMIEANIAKGYDYMVITDHSQSLRVANGLQVERLLRQNEEIKALNKEYKEIDIYSGTEMDILPDGSLDYDDEILAQLDYVIAAIHQSFNQSEEQIMERLANACRNPYVRHIAHPTGRIIGRREGYKPNIEQLVSLAEETDTILEINANPHRLDLNADIVRKYPNVKLTINTDAHHINHLEFMAYGVATAQKGFVAKDRVINTLSRDAFKEFIENNKKLKK